In Candidatus Eisenbacteria bacterium, a single genomic region encodes these proteins:
- a CDS encoding OsmC family protein: MTSTVEWKGGLEFAGTFSSGHAMTMDVPEDRGGTNKGPRPVEMLLMGLAGCTGIDVIEILRKKRQRVSSFKVLVSGERREAHPRIFETIRIVYEVAGEELDPNAIRQAVALSEEKYCSVSAMLRQSAALTTEIRIVP, encoded by the coding sequence ATGACCTCAACGGTCGAATGGAAGGGCGGGCTGGAGTTCGCCGGAACATTCTCCTCGGGCCATGCGATGACGATGGATGTCCCCGAGGACCGCGGCGGGACGAACAAGGGGCCGCGTCCCGTCGAGATGCTCCTGATGGGGCTGGCGGGTTGCACGGGGATAGACGTGATCGAGATCCTCCGCAAGAAGCGGCAGCGGGTTTCGTCGTTCAAGGTCCTCGTGTCGGGCGAGCGTCGCGAGGCGCATCCGAGGATCTTCGAGACGATCCGGATCGTCTACGAGGTGGCCGGGGAAGAGCTGGACCCGAACGCGATCCGGCAGGCTGTCGCGCTGTCCGAGGAGAAGTACTGTTCCGTGTCGGCCATGCTGCGGCAATCTGCGGCCCTGACGACCGAGATCCGGATCGTTCCT